The genomic segment GTGGTTGAATGATAACTTTATCTCCTGAATTAGTTAAACATCTAACTAACATATTTAAAGCAGGAACAACTCCTGGACTAGTACAGATCCACTCTTTTTTTATATCCCATTGATGGCGCTTTTTCATCCATTGAATAATAGCTTGATAATAAGAATCAGAAATTTCGCTATAACCAAAAATACCATGTTCTACTCTTTCTTTAAGGGCCTTTCTAACTGCTTTAGGCGATTTAAACTCCATATCAGCAACCCACATAGGAAGCATATCTTTATCATCAATTATATTCCACTTAAGAGAATTAGTATTCTTACGATCAATTACTTCATCAAAATTAAACATAATAACTCCTCCTCTAAACAAATTACGAACACAGATACTTTTCAGTACCTGTGTTCATAATTGTTAATAATATTATAAAACTGTTTCCAAAAACTGCATAGTTCTAGGGTTCTGAGGATTATTAAATATTTTCTTAGGTGTATCTTGCTCTACTATCCTTCCATTATCCATAAACACAATTCTATCCGCTGCTTCATTAGCAAATCCCATTTCATGAGTAACAATTAACATAGTCATATCTTCTTTTGCCAAAGATTTTATAACTTCCAATACTTCTCCAACTAACTCAGGATCTAAAGATGAAGTAGGCTCATCAAATAACATAACTTCCGGATTCATAGCCATTGCCCTACCGATTCCAATTCTCTGTTTTTGTCCACCCGATAATTGAGATGGATAACTATCTCTTTTATCACTTAATCCAATCTGTTCAAGGATATTTAATCCAATCTCTTTAGCTTCTTCTTTATTCATTTTCTTTACTACAACCAAGGCTTCAATAATATTCTCTAGGGCTGTCTTATTTTTAAATAAATTATAAGTTTGAAAAACCATAGAAGTCTTTCTTCTCAATTTGTGAATATCATATTTGGTCATCTCTTCTATATTAACTTTTAAATCACCAATGTCAATCATACCTTCATCCGGTTCTTCCAAATAATTTATACATCTTAATAATGTAGATTTTCCTGTACCTGAAGGTCCAATTATTACAACTACTTCACCTTTATTTATTTCTAAATTTATTTCTTTTAATACTTTTAAATTATCAAAACTTTTATATAATCCTTCTATTTTTATCATATTAATCACCCTAATAAGCCTTATTCATCTTTATTTCTAACTTTTTCTGTAGATAACTAAATAATTGCACAATAC from the Acetohalobium arabaticum DSM 5501 genome contains:
- a CDS encoding amino acid ABC transporter ATP-binding protein, translated to MIKIEGLYKSFDNLKVLKEINLEINKGEVVVIIGPSGTGKSTLLRCINYLEEPDEGMIDIGDLKVNIEEMTKYDIHKLRRKTSMVFQTYNLFKNKTALENIIEALVVVKKMNKEEAKEIGLNILEQIGLSDKRDSYPSQLSGGQKQRIGIGRAMAMNPEVMLFDEPTSSLDPELVGEVLEVIKSLAKEDMTMLIVTHEMGFANEAADRIVFMDNGRIVEQDTPKKIFNNPQNPRTMQFLETVL